The proteins below come from a single Leptospira bourretii genomic window:
- a CDS encoding helix-turn-helix domain-containing protein, whose product MKTNRTGIWIPVWIENLNLSHSQTKLYAEIVSLHDKGGCFASNRYFGEVLGLKMDTVSRLITSLKKLGLLEQTGFDGRRRFLKPLFAKQNQTGLETKEPLEKNPMLTKQEEDRPVKKHQVRSLKKSNAEWEKTVTPLVSTLKVQKEVQKKSSWEEFKIWSERSLSKSTYFQIASISSPDFLQGASRLIWKNWMEKQKSLQHFQIQYGPSF is encoded by the coding sequence ATGAAAACAAATCGAACAGGAATTTGGATTCCCGTTTGGATTGAGAACTTAAACTTATCTCATAGCCAAACAAAATTATATGCTGAGATTGTCTCTTTACATGACAAAGGTGGGTGTTTTGCATCCAATCGTTATTTCGGGGAAGTTCTTGGTCTCAAAATGGACACAGTTTCTAGACTGATTACTTCTTTAAAGAAACTAGGCCTTCTCGAACAAACAGGATTTGACGGAAGACGACGTTTCCTAAAACCTCTCTTCGCAAAACAAAACCAAACGGGTCTAGAAACAAAAGAACCTTTGGAGAAAAATCCAATGCTAACAAAACAAGAGGAAGACCGACCCGTAAAAAAACACCAAGTCCGGTCCTTAAAAAAATCCAATGCAGAATGGGAAAAAACTGTGACCCCCTTAGTAAGTACATTAAAGGTACAAAAAGAAGTACAAAAGAAAAGTTCTTGGGAAGAATTTAAAATTTGGAGCGAAAGATCTTTGTCAAAGTCCACCTATTTCCAAATTGCAAGTATTTCATCTCCTGATTTTTTACAAGGGGCATCTCGTTTGATTTGGAAGAATTGGATGGAAAAACAAAAATCCTTACAACACTTTCAAATACAATATGGCCCTTCTTTTTAG
- a CDS encoding 7TM diverse intracellular signaling domain-containing protein: MIPVRRINLFLFLLVFISCGNKFPERPPIQFTFESKTPEQILMGEVLWSKVHEMKYHFGYWKPSVWVKFDLVNPEESTKDYILELESPWVDSVLLVWKENGKVIEKRFDGSAAFSSRELQHRNPTYQLTLEPLETRTIYAHIKNSGILNAPFRIWKINSFFDRIERDYVANGIYFGIIFALLLYNLLIYVSVRERAYVYYCLYLTTLGINYSLLGGFFKQLLVPDLGMSIKPYLYVSVNASLTFVGLFSLSFLNLKKVNPWLDRVIRLSVLAFGFMSVLAFFLPHNWMEVSFIYTFPYMFLLLMSAGAYSYKKGVKSSLFFLLAWFTLFVGVIVDSLTKASLIPFSTFGRYGVQIGTAFEVILFSLALGRRLRFLLEENLLAKNELTTIKKDLETARKIQMRILPDQLPENKNLSVVVSYYPLYDVGGDFYDFFEFNDGLGLVIADVTGHGVSAALDSSTVKIAFRNAKEYNKSPKELIGAMNRFLCTSLHARFVSAAYLYIDYEKKKLSFSSAGNPPFVIIRNGEIESFECPGLLLGVRPNYQYEEREIRLQEGDRILVFTDGLYENLKPDEEPEAILFPEIIPIVGNSQELFHQNLLNRLSRMRQVSRDDITLISLDIT, encoded by the coding sequence ATGATCCCCGTTCGCAGAATTAATTTATTTCTATTCCTACTGGTTTTTATTTCTTGCGGTAACAAGTTCCCGGAACGCCCTCCTATCCAATTTACATTCGAATCCAAAACACCAGAACAGATCTTGATGGGGGAGGTTCTTTGGTCCAAGGTCCACGAAATGAAGTATCATTTTGGGTATTGGAAACCATCCGTCTGGGTAAAATTTGATCTGGTGAACCCGGAAGAATCCACAAAGGACTACATCCTCGAATTAGAATCTCCTTGGGTTGATTCTGTTTTATTGGTTTGGAAAGAAAATGGAAAAGTGATTGAGAAACGATTTGATGGTTCTGCTGCTTTTTCTTCAAGAGAATTGCAACACAGAAATCCAACTTACCAATTGACCTTGGAACCTTTGGAAACAAGAACCATTTATGCTCATATTAAAAACTCAGGGATACTCAATGCCCCATTTCGCATTTGGAAGATAAATTCTTTTTTTGATAGGATTGAAAGGGATTACGTTGCAAATGGAATTTATTTTGGGATTATATTTGCACTTCTATTATATAATCTATTAATTTATGTTAGCGTAAGAGAAAGAGCCTATGTTTATTACTGTTTGTATCTGACAACTTTAGGGATTAATTATTCCTTACTAGGCGGGTTTTTTAAACAGTTATTGGTGCCTGACTTAGGTATGTCCATCAAACCTTATCTTTATGTATCTGTGAATGCTTCTTTGACCTTTGTTGGTTTGTTTTCACTCTCCTTTCTGAACCTAAAAAAGGTCAATCCTTGGTTGGACCGGGTCATACGTTTGAGTGTGCTAGCCTTCGGATTTATGTCTGTCCTTGCTTTTTTTCTCCCGCATAATTGGATGGAAGTTTCTTTTATATATACTTTTCCTTATATGTTTTTACTACTTATGTCTGCGGGAGCTTATTCCTACAAAAAAGGAGTAAAGTCATCTTTGTTTTTTCTTTTGGCATGGTTTACTTTGTTCGTCGGAGTCATTGTCGATTCTTTAACGAAGGCTTCGCTGATTCCATTTTCTACCTTTGGAAGGTATGGGGTTCAAATTGGGACTGCTTTTGAAGTGATCTTATTCTCTTTGGCTTTGGGTCGTCGCTTGCGTTTTTTATTAGAAGAAAACCTTTTGGCAAAAAATGAGCTAACAACGATTAAAAAAGATTTAGAAACCGCAAGAAAAATTCAAATGCGGATTCTTCCTGACCAATTGCCAGAGAATAAAAATCTTTCCGTGGTTGTTTCATATTATCCTCTTTATGATGTGGGTGGAGATTTTTATGATTTTTTTGAATTCAATGATGGATTGGGTTTAGTCATTGCAGATGTGACTGGTCATGGTGTAAGTGCAGCATTAGATTCTTCTACTGTCAAAATCGCATTTCGAAATGCAAAGGAATATAACAAGTCTCCCAAAGAATTAATCGGAGCAATGAATCGGTTTTTATGTACAAGTCTTCATGCTCGTTTTGTCAGTGCTGCCTATCTCTATATCGATTATGAAAAAAAGAAATTGAGTTTTAGTTCTGCGGGGAACCCTCCTTTTGTGATCATTCGAAATGGAGAAATAGAATCATTCGAATGTCCAGGTCTTTTGCTCGGCGTTCGTCCAAATTATCAATATGAGGAACGAGAAATTAGATTGCAGGAGGGAGATCGAATTTTGGTTTTTACGGACGGATTGTACGAAAATTTAAAGCCCGATGAAGAACCTGAGGCTATTTTGTTTCCTGAAATCATACCAATTGTAGGCAATTCACAAGAGTTGTTCCATCAAAATCTTTTAAATCGACTTTCTCGGATGAGGCAGGTTTCCAGAGACGACATCACCCTCATTTCTCTCGATATCACTTGA
- a CDS encoding MASE3 domain-containing protein produces MSTTDFYFNTLKNNRFYFWVLLFCFLPLVLVGTFPEYFYREFEIGFFLVFHNVTEIFSVIVSFSVFGLGYYSYSQSRNAHTLFLGVGFLTVGLIDFMHTLGYKGMPDFVTPNSGNKSSQFWIFSRMVTAIVLLCAIYIQPNTKYKLIKERVLVLFAFLIVGVIFLLVIFFNEWIPDTYVQGKGLTPFKKNAEFVIIGILFLSLLLYRRASFYTSRRQLQYYLSAFIVCIFSEMVFVFYTSVYDVYNVVGHLYKIVAFYLIYKAVFIAAINDPYEKLIEANQLLSEEIEENKTYSEMIKKSLREKENLIAEIFHRTKNSIQLVRSILMIQASDFPDDKNIQSIVEDTSIKIQTMSLVHDHLYANQDLSEIKVSAYLESLAEMVKQAYPPVGTDVKINFQVGEGALLLDTAVPLGLIFTEILSNSFKYAFRNQKLGEVLIRFSFEGSVCHFEYRDNGVGLPDGFNLEKQKKLGLSLAKIIAEKQMGGTLSIDGTQGFQLKLTFPSDLYKRRV; encoded by the coding sequence ATGTCTACAACCGATTTCTATTTCAATACATTAAAGAATAATCGTTTTTATTTTTGGGTTTTATTATTCTGTTTTTTGCCTTTGGTTCTTGTTGGTACTTTTCCTGAATACTTTTATCGAGAGTTCGAAATTGGATTTTTTTTAGTATTTCATAATGTTACGGAAATATTTAGCGTTATCGTTTCATTTTCCGTTTTCGGCTTAGGTTATTATTCCTATTCTCAAAGTCGGAATGCTCATACTTTATTTCTCGGAGTTGGGTTTCTAACGGTGGGTCTTATTGATTTTATGCATACCTTAGGTTACAAAGGGATGCCTGATTTTGTGACTCCAAATTCGGGAAACAAATCATCTCAGTTTTGGATTTTTTCTCGGATGGTTACTGCAATTGTATTGCTTTGTGCCATATATATTCAACCGAATACGAAGTATAAACTAATAAAAGAAAGGGTTCTCGTATTATTTGCCTTTCTGATTGTTGGGGTTATCTTTCTATTAGTTATTTTTTTTAATGAATGGATTCCTGATACTTATGTACAAGGGAAGGGTTTAACCCCATTTAAAAAGAATGCAGAGTTTGTGATCATTGGAATTTTATTTCTATCTCTTCTGCTTTATCGTAGGGCAAGTTTCTATACCTCCAGGAGACAACTACAGTATTATCTATCTGCGTTTATTGTTTGTATTTTTAGTGAAATGGTCTTTGTTTTTTATACAAGTGTATATGACGTTTATAATGTTGTTGGCCATCTCTATAAAATTGTTGCCTTTTATCTAATATACAAAGCTGTTTTTATTGCAGCAATCAACGATCCTTATGAGAAATTAATAGAAGCGAACCAACTCTTGTCTGAGGAAATCGAAGAAAATAAAACATATTCGGAGATGATTAAAAAATCTTTGCGAGAAAAGGAAAACTTAATCGCGGAAATTTTTCACAGAACGAAAAATTCCATTCAGCTGGTACGTTCGATTTTAATGATCCAAGCTTCTGATTTCCCAGATGATAAGAATATCCAATCTATAGTGGAAGATACTTCTATAAAAATCCAAACCATGTCCTTGGTTCATGACCACTTGTATGCCAATCAGGATTTAAGTGAGATCAAAGTGTCTGCATATTTAGAGTCATTGGCTGAGATGGTCAAACAAGCCTATCCCCCCGTCGGAACAGATGTTAAAATTAATTTTCAGGTTGGAGAAGGGGCTTTGCTTTTGGACACGGCTGTTCCACTTGGACTAATTTTTACAGAGATATTATCCAATAGTTTTAAATATGCGTTCCGAAATCAAAAGTTAGGTGAAGTTTTGATCCGTTTTTCTTTTGAAGGAAGTGTTTGCCATTTCGAATATAGAGACAATGGTGTTGGATTACCAGATGGATTTAATTTAGAAAAACAAAAGAAATTGGGTTTGAGTTTGGCAAAGATTATTGCAGAGAAACAAATGGGGGGAACCTTGAGTATCGATGGTACCCAAGGTTTTCAATTGAAACTTACCTTCCCAAGTGATTTATACAAGAGAAGGGTCTAA
- a CDS encoding YegP family protein, translated as MSAKFEIYKDKAGEFRFRLKAANGEIIASSEGYSSKQACESGINSVKNNAPTAEIVDQT; from the coding sequence ATGTCAGCAAAATTTGAAATTTACAAAGACAAAGCAGGAGAATTCCGTTTCCGCCTGAAAGCTGCCAATGGAGAAATCATCGCATCTAGCGAAGGTTATTCTTCAAAACAAGCTTGCGAAAGTGGCATTAATTCTGTTAAAAACAATGCCCCAACTGCGGAAATTGTAGATCAAACGTAA
- a CDS encoding PaaI family thioesterase codes for MQTLTTEETQKILEDMTINFNHGGRKITVPPPIFLAMKAEILSYTKGKSITVAFPVSLDQTNPMGMMQGGVIAAAFDNAFGPLSYLVAKRPTTTIDMNIQYIRGVAVDQRVIVKASVEAKGFSTIHMVGEMRTEKDKLLATATTNLLILKIPGGGE; via the coding sequence ATGCAAACACTTACAACCGAAGAAACCCAAAAAATTTTAGAAGACATGACTATTAATTTTAATCACGGCGGAAGAAAAATTACAGTCCCACCGCCGATATTTCTCGCTATGAAAGCGGAAATCCTTTCCTATACCAAGGGAAAAAGTATAACAGTTGCCTTTCCTGTTTCTCTCGACCAGACCAATCCAATGGGAATGATGCAGGGTGGAGTCATCGCAGCAGCTTTTGACAATGCATTTGGACCCTTGAGTTATTTAGTGGCAAAACGTCCGACAACAACAATTGATATGAATATTCAATACATTCGCGGAGTTGCAGTGGACCAACGTGTCATTGTAAAAGCATCAGTTGAAGCAAAAGGATTTTCAACCATTCATATGGTAGGAGAGATGCGCACAGAAAAAGACAAACTTTTAGCAACGGCAACAACCAATCTTTTGATTCTAAAAATTCCGGGAGGAGGGGAATAA
- a CDS encoding pyrimidine/purine nucleoside phosphorylase, with the protein MSSFASVTVLKPANIYFNGNVTSRTVLFPNGEKKTLGIMMPGDYEFGTDQKEIMEIQSGKLSVLLPGSETWLQIDGQSVFEVPAGSKFKLKIETVTDYCCSYV; encoded by the coding sequence ATGAGTTCATTTGCATCCGTAACAGTACTAAAACCAGCCAATATCTATTTCAATGGAAACGTTACCAGCCGCACGGTCCTATTTCCTAATGGGGAAAAGAAAACCTTGGGAATCATGATGCCTGGTGATTATGAATTTGGAACCGACCAAAAAGAAATTATGGAAATCCAATCCGGAAAACTTTCCGTTTTATTACCAGGATCCGAAACATGGCTACAAATTGACGGTCAATCCGTGTTTGAAGTCCCTGCTGGATCCAAGTTTAAATTGAAAATTGAAACTGTAACAGACTATTGTTGCTCTTACGTTTGA
- a CDS encoding ParA family protein, giving the protein MKIITVANIKGGTSKSTTAIHLALALSKRGKTLAIDMDPQADLSDFFFPEEPVEFFDSGNTLSVLNAETTLSESVKPSNDIDVLPSIIELSDLSYLASKDFSMIPRLKNILLKAKYDYVVIDTPGSGSSENIASYLPASVILVPVTPSKWAVRTVAQVLKKVDEAERFDEQSKKKSVMILPSQWGTSQKQMDLLEKLNTIKTLKILEPIPKNDSIRDRTETGKPLQEGSAPWKAFETLAEKLK; this is encoded by the coding sequence ATGAAGATCATCACAGTTGCCAACATCAAAGGCGGAACTTCAAAATCCACCACAGCCATTCATCTTGCCTTAGCTCTTTCCAAAAGAGGGAAAACTTTAGCAATCGACATGGACCCACAAGCCGACTTATCCGACTTCTTTTTTCCTGAAGAACCTGTTGAGTTTTTCGATTCAGGAAACACTCTTTCTGTTTTAAATGCAGAAACAACTTTAAGTGAATCTGTGAAACCTTCCAACGATATAGATGTGTTGCCATCCATCATCGAACTTTCGGATTTAAGTTATTTAGCCTCAAAAGACTTTTCCATGATCCCTCGCCTCAAAAACATCCTACTCAAAGCAAAATATGATTACGTAGTAATTGACACCCCTGGATCCGGTTCCTCAGAAAACATCGCATCTTACCTCCCAGCCTCTGTCATCTTGGTTCCTGTCACTCCATCCAAATGGGCAGTTCGAACTGTGGCCCAAGTCCTAAAAAAAGTAGATGAAGCGGAAAGATTTGATGAACAATCAAAGAAAAAATCCGTCATGATCCTCCCCTCTCAATGGGGAACTTCTCAAAAACAAATGGATCTACTTGAAAAGCTCAACACAATCAAAACATTAAAAATTTTAGAACCCATCCCAAAAAACGACAGTATTCGGGACCGAACTGAAACTGGGAAACCTCTACAGGAAGGAAGCGCTCCTTGGAAAGCTTTCGAAACTTTAGCGGAGAAATTAAAGTAA
- a CDS encoding TetR/AcrR family transcriptional regulator, producing the protein MRRTSYHHGDLKNSIIKSCHKLLQKRGASDFSLREVATLSGVSHAAVYRHFQDKEEVLEILSSIGFDRLGSLQKKVPQVSGNPDDYFVKLGLVYIQFAVKNPNYYRLMFQTKRTSESKILKQSKLKSYAILVRGCRFYLKEKRRKENHRSFALMAWSLVHGYSNLCIETDFPETESKNLKKTKMEMAEDILRFSI; encoded by the coding sequence GTGCGCCGAACTTCTTATCATCACGGGGATTTAAAAAATTCGATCATAAAATCTTGCCATAAATTGTTACAAAAAAGAGGTGCTTCCGACTTTTCTCTCCGGGAAGTAGCCACTCTTTCTGGAGTTTCTCATGCCGCTGTTTATAGGCATTTCCAAGACAAAGAAGAAGTTTTAGAGATTTTGTCTTCGATTGGATTTGATCGACTTGGTTCCTTACAAAAAAAGGTCCCCCAAGTTTCAGGGAATCCTGATGACTATTTTGTAAAATTGGGATTGGTTTACATTCAATTTGCGGTAAAAAATCCAAATTACTATCGGCTTATGTTTCAAACTAAAAGAACGAGTGAATCTAAAATTCTGAAACAATCTAAATTAAAATCGTATGCGATCCTTGTCAGAGGTTGTCGATTTTATCTGAAAGAGAAACGTAGAAAAGAAAACCACAGAAGTTTTGCTCTTATGGCTTGGTCCCTTGTACATGGATATAGCAATTTATGTATCGAAACTGACTTCCCCGAAACAGAAAGTAAAAACCTCAAAAAAACAAAAATGGAAATGGCAGAAGACATCTTACGATTTTCAATTTAG
- a CDS encoding heme ABC transporter ATP-binding protein: protein MTIEAIDLDYQIGSKQILSKIELEIKPGELHVLIGRNGAGKSTLFHALCGDLALKKGNVYLDGIDLKNYPKNELAKKRAVLTQETTITFPITSEEVIELGRHPHEKNTKRDKEIVQTCLKITNSLDKKEQNYSTLSGGERQKINFGRILAQVWETPPRYIFLDEPVSALDIPNQYKTLNVCRHMANQGYAIFMILHDLNLAALYADTITLLHKGRIIKSGKPKEVLTLENLESAFGMKARILTSPEGNFIIPEIIGETI from the coding sequence ATGACAATTGAAGCAATTGACTTAGACTATCAGATTGGTTCCAAACAAATTCTCTCTAAAATTGAATTAGAAATCAAACCGGGAGAACTACACGTTCTAATTGGAAGAAATGGAGCTGGCAAATCCACCCTCTTCCATGCGTTATGTGGTGACCTGGCCCTCAAAAAAGGAAATGTTTATCTGGATGGAATCGATTTAAAAAATTATCCCAAAAATGAACTGGCAAAAAAAAGAGCAGTCCTTACCCAAGAAACGACAATTACTTTCCCAATTACCTCTGAAGAAGTCATCGAACTTGGACGACACCCTCATGAAAAAAACACAAAAAGAGACAAAGAAATTGTTCAAACTTGTTTAAAGATCACAAATTCTTTAGACAAAAAAGAACAAAACTACTCTACTCTGTCTGGTGGAGAACGACAAAAAATCAACTTTGGTAGAATCTTAGCACAAGTCTGGGAAACACCGCCTCGGTATATCTTTCTTGATGAACCTGTTTCCGCTTTAGACATTCCAAACCAATATAAAACTTTAAATGTCTGTCGCCACATGGCAAATCAAGGTTATGCGATCTTCATGATTCTACATGATTTGAATTTAGCAGCTCTTTATGCAGATACCATCACCTTACTTCACAAAGGAAGAATCATAAAGTCAGGGAAACCAAAAGAGGTTCTTACTTTAGAAAATTTAGAATCAGCATTTGGCATGAAAGCACGGATCTTAACATCACCAGAAGGAAATTTTATCATTCCAGAAATCATAGGAGAAACAATATGA
- a CDS encoding ParB/RepB/Spo0J family partition protein: MKNKANYNPADILSRATQRTSSLNPFLKEENTENHNASDIPIDQIITENNPRKTFNDSTIRELAESISQYGLLQPIVVRKKAGKYELINGERRFRAHKLLKRKTILAIVKNVEQIDISKLPEIKLVENLQREDLPESDLALSLQELKNRHKETNEQLAKRINKSAQWVKTKIAHAEILKETAPNSSVDKSHPIFQIPTSLFTEIAPLDVPNRKRAIDYLIKGLEKKGDFPSRNDLREFVRPLKPNKPKPTKTKLGNLELKDLKNKLSKIKEKISQLQNEKTILEETIRKYKK; this comes from the coding sequence ATGAAAAACAAAGCAAACTATAACCCGGCAGACATACTTTCTAGAGCCACCCAAAGAACCTCTTCTTTAAATCCATTCCTAAAAGAAGAGAACACAGAAAATCATAACGCAAGTGATATCCCTATCGATCAGATCATAACAGAAAACAACCCCAGAAAAACATTTAACGATTCCACTATCAGGGAACTAGCAGAATCAATTTCTCAATATGGCCTTTTACAACCAATCGTGGTTAGAAAAAAAGCAGGGAAATATGAACTCATCAACGGAGAAAGAAGATTCCGAGCCCACAAACTTCTCAAAAGGAAAACCATTTTAGCGATTGTTAAAAACGTAGAACAAATCGACATCTCCAAGTTGCCTGAAATCAAATTGGTAGAGAACTTACAACGAGAAGATTTGCCAGAATCCGATCTTGCCCTATCTTTACAGGAATTAAAAAATAGGCATAAAGAAACCAACGAACAATTGGCAAAACGTATCAACAAATCAGCACAATGGGTAAAAACAAAAATTGCTCATGCAGAAATCTTAAAAGAAACAGCGCCAAATTCTTCTGTAGATAAAAGCCATCCGATCTTCCAAATACCCACAAGTTTGTTTACAGAAATTGCACCACTTGACGTTCCAAATCGGAAAAGAGCGATCGACTACCTGATCAAAGGGCTAGAAAAAAAAGGTGATTTCCCATCCAGAAACGATTTAAGAGAGTTTGTTCGCCCCCTAAAACCAAACAAACCCAAACCAACAAAAACGAAACTAGGAAACCTGGAACTAAAGGATCTAAAAAACAAATTGTCCAAAATAAAAGAAAAAATCTCTCAACTTCAAAATGAAAAAACCATTTTAGAGGAAACCATTAGGAAATATAAAAAATAA
- a CDS encoding hemin-degrading factor, whose amino-acid sequence MNENLKQQWENLTKEMPKLRIRDAAKHLKVSEAELLATKLGPSVKLMRPDWANFLLNTPNLGYVMALTRNESCVHERKGIYKNVSVNGQTALAVGEDIDLRIFLKDWKYGFYVEEPRENNLMRSFQFFDSKGEAVHKIYQTEKSELDGWKLIMSQFVDETQTFTKPSTETIIKLETNDPKDIPEFLKAWSQLEDTHDFFSLIRRFNYSREFSLKAANGKFAFQILTNDFLNLMEKTSKQEMDIMIFVGNPGMIQIHTGKIQKLEPMGPWFNVLDPEFNLHLRTDLIESVWIVDKPTKDGLVTSVEVFDNEGNLILQMFGKRKPGIPQSESWFQLTREYLNHTTDELDPSLV is encoded by the coding sequence ATGAATGAAAATTTAAAGCAACAATGGGAAAATCTTACCAAAGAAATGCCCAAACTTAGAATTCGAGATGCCGCCAAACATTTAAAAGTAAGCGAAGCGGAACTTCTTGCTACAAAGCTTGGTCCATCAGTCAAACTAATGAGACCGGATTGGGCAAATTTTTTGCTGAATACACCGAATCTAGGCTATGTGATGGCTCTGACTAGAAACGAATCTTGCGTACATGAAAGAAAAGGAATCTACAAAAATGTTTCCGTCAATGGACAAACAGCTCTCGCAGTAGGAGAAGATATCGATTTAAGAATTTTCTTAAAAGATTGGAAGTATGGGTTTTATGTAGAAGAACCAAGAGAAAACAATCTAATGCGTAGTTTCCAGTTTTTTGACTCGAAAGGGGAAGCTGTTCATAAAATCTATCAAACAGAAAAATCAGAACTCGATGGATGGAAACTCATAATGAGCCAGTTCGTAGATGAAACACAAACCTTTACCAAACCATCTACCGAAACAATCATCAAACTAGAAACAAACGATCCAAAAGACATTCCCGAGTTTCTGAAAGCTTGGAGCCAACTTGAAGACACACATGATTTTTTTTCTTTGATCCGCAGATTCAACTACTCAAGAGAATTTTCGCTAAAAGCAGCAAATGGGAAATTCGCTTTTCAAATCCTAACAAATGATTTCCTAAACCTAATGGAAAAAACAAGCAAACAGGAAATGGACATTATGATTTTTGTTGGAAATCCAGGAATGATTCAAATCCATACTGGCAAAATTCAAAAACTAGAGCCCATGGGGCCTTGGTTCAATGTTCTTGATCCTGAATTTAACCTACACTTAAGAACGGATCTCATAGAATCAGTTTGGATTGTTGACAAACCTACCAAAGATGGACTTGTCACTTCAGTGGAAGTTTTTGACAACGAAGGCAACTTGATTCTACAAATGTTTGGAAAAAGAAAACCTGGTATTCCACAATCAGAATCCTGGTTTCAACTCACTCGAGAATATCTAAATCATACTACCGATGAGTTAGACCCTTCTCTTGTATAA
- a CDS encoding TetR/AcrR family transcriptional regulator, with protein MPIKTSQKSENKKQQAREKSIERILASAIVLFAKHGFSQTTMEMIANHAKISKGLAYNYFKSKNQIFEHIIDSHLAKQEKFYSNIPPNLSAKEYVREFFNRSIQFAKEERKTMVLISVCLFQPGSVSLSKKMLENVERRFAPFKEAMRERFRSYGVKEPDKEMILIKTFLHGVIMSQHFNDTTTCTPTIIEMVLERYDYK; from the coding sequence GTGCCCATTAAGACATCTCAAAAATCGGAGAACAAAAAGCAGCAAGCCAGGGAGAAGTCCATAGAAAGGATTCTTGCCTCGGCAATTGTTTTGTTCGCAAAACATGGGTTCTCTCAAACCACCATGGAAATGATCGCAAACCATGCAAAAATTTCCAAGGGTCTTGCTTATAACTATTTTAAGAGCAAAAACCAAATTTTTGAACATATCATCGATTCCCACCTCGCAAAACAGGAAAAATTTTACAGCAATATCCCGCCAAATCTTTCCGCAAAAGAATATGTCAGGGAATTTTTTAATCGCTCGATCCAATTTGCAAAAGAAGAAAGAAAAACCATGGTTTTGATTTCTGTTTGTCTTTTCCAACCTGGATCCGTCTCACTTTCGAAAAAAATGTTGGAAAATGTGGAAAGACGTTTTGCCCCATTCAAAGAGGCGATGCGAGAACGTTTCCGGTCCTATGGAGTCAAAGAACCGGATAAAGAAATGATCCTAATCAAAACCTTCCTTCATGGCGTCATCATGAGCCAACATTTCAATGATACAACCACTTGCACACCAACGATCATTGAAATGGTTTTAGAAAGATACGACTACAAATAG